A part of Deinococcus aerolatus genomic DNA contains:
- the rapZ gene encoding RNase adapter RapZ produces MPFIVVSGLSGSGKSTVLRTLEDAGFFTTDNLPPELWGAMHDLATARGITRLAVSTDARTRDFLAALESSHERLSRRREDLRVLFLEATGEVLLQRYNLTRREHPLGDTLMVDFARERELLAPLRAIADTVIDTTSLSGKELAGRVLQLYRLEQDFHLRLVSFGFKHSPPRDVDMVVDVRSLPNPYYDPQLRPRTGLQPDVAGYVFQDPASETFYDEVRAFVRTAAERARASGRHGYTVGIGCTGGQHRSVAVAARLAEDLSDLNVDVTDHRDMKLEAS; encoded by the coding sequence ATGCCGTTTATCGTGGTTTCGGGACTGTCAGGCAGTGGTAAGAGCACGGTGCTGCGCACGCTGGAAGACGCGGGGTTCTTCACCACCGACAACCTGCCGCCCGAGCTGTGGGGGGCCATGCACGATCTGGCGACGGCGCGCGGCATCACCCGGCTGGCGGTCAGCACCGACGCGCGGACCCGCGACTTTCTGGCGGCGCTGGAATCCAGCCACGAGCGCCTGTCGCGCCGCCGCGAGGACCTGCGGGTGCTGTTTCTGGAGGCCACGGGGGAGGTGCTACTGCAGCGTTACAACCTGACCCGCCGCGAACACCCGCTGGGCGACACCCTGATGGTGGATTTCGCCCGCGAACGCGAGCTGCTCGCGCCGCTGAGGGCCATCGCCGACACGGTGATCGACACCACCTCACTCTCGGGCAAGGAGCTGGCCGGGCGGGTGCTGCAGTTGTACCGGCTGGAACAGGACTTTCACCTGCGGTTGGTGTCGTTCGGCTTCAAGCACTCGCCGCCGCGCGACGTGGACATGGTGGTGGACGTGCGCTCACTGCCCAATCCGTACTACGACCCCCAGCTGCGCCCCCGCACCGGCCTGCAACCCGACGTGGCCGGGTACGTGTTCCAGGACCCGGCCTCCGAGACCTTCTACGACGAGGTGCGCGCGTTCGTACGCACGGCCGCCGAGCGGGCGCGGGCCAGCGGCCGGCACGGGTACACGGTGGGCATCGGCTGCACCGGCGGGCAGCACCGCAGTGTGGCGGTGGCCGCCCGCCTGGCCGAGGACCTCAGCGACCTGAACGTGGACGTGACCGATCACCGCGACATGAAACTGGAGGCGAGCTGA
- a CDS encoding gluconeogenesis factor YvcK family protein, which yields MSDPPRHAAEPPLAEDLHSTTRQRAVERGQHATRRARMWLTPGMGIKRWLLLFVACTLVGAVGFLHFTWTGPLHFTATRWILYLNALTSPEIMPLHVVGMGVMAAALVGAFFSIAMLNRSVLRGVGTLPETAMDTIYARRHLSRGLRVVAVGGGTGLSNLLSGLRPHTAHTTAIVTVSDDGGSSGRLRESLDMIAPGDLTDCYAALSDSPVMARLLLHRFRRGDGIQGHTFGNLMLATLSEEEGGLAEAMQDIHEVLRIRGHVFPATTAPATLVAHLSDGRTVRGESKFAPSVGSARILSVTLDPPDLPALPSVLEAIGSAEQLVLGPGSLFTSIIPGLLVPDIAQAIRASAAPLIYVASLMTEPGETDGLSLDDHVQAIFRHLGRAPDCVLVNSDLLPPEVAQRYAAAGAHVLDLNGAPQALHSCALRVPLLHPGHEARHDPAALAQALLTLAPRRRPQNQPG from the coding sequence ATGAGCGACCCGCCCCGGCACGCTGCGGAGCCTCCCCTGGCCGAAGATCTGCACAGCACCACGCGGCAGCGGGCCGTGGAACGAGGGCAGCACGCCACCCGGCGCGCGCGCATGTGGCTCACGCCGGGCATGGGCATCAAGCGCTGGCTGCTGCTGTTTGTGGCGTGCACGCTGGTGGGGGCGGTGGGGTTCCTGCACTTCACCTGGACCGGGCCGCTGCACTTCACCGCCACGCGCTGGATCCTGTACCTCAATGCCCTGACCTCTCCCGAGATCATGCCGCTGCACGTGGTCGGCATGGGGGTGATGGCGGCGGCGCTGGTCGGGGCCTTTTTCAGCATCGCCATGCTCAACCGCTCGGTGCTGCGCGGCGTCGGCACCCTCCCTGAGACGGCGATGGATACCATCTACGCGCGCCGCCACCTGTCGCGCGGGCTGCGCGTCGTGGCGGTGGGGGGCGGCACCGGGCTGTCCAACCTGCTGTCGGGCCTGCGCCCCCACACGGCCCACACCACCGCCATCGTGACTGTGTCGGACGACGGCGGCAGCAGCGGGCGGCTGCGCGAGTCGCTGGACATGATCGCCCCCGGCGACCTGACCGACTGCTACGCCGCCCTGAGCGACAGTCCCGTGATGGCCCGGCTGCTGCTGCACCGCTTCAGACGCGGCGACGGCATCCAGGGCCACACCTTCGGGAACCTGATGCTGGCCACCCTCAGCGAGGAGGAAGGCGGGCTGGCCGAAGCCATGCAGGACATCCACGAGGTACTCAGAATCCGCGGCCACGTGTTTCCGGCCACCACCGCCCCCGCCACCCTGGTGGCCCACCTGAGCGACGGACGCACGGTTCGTGGCGAGAGCAAATTTGCCCCCTCGGTGGGCAGCGCCCGCATCCTGAGCGTGACGCTGGACCCGCCGGACCTGCCCGCGCTGCCTTCCGTGCTGGAGGCCATCGGAAGCGCCGAACAGCTTGTGCTGGGGCCGGGCAGCCTGTTTACCAGCATCATCCCCGGCCTGCTGGTGCCGGACATTGCCCAGGCGATCCGGGCGTCGGCGGCCCCATTGATCTACGTCGCCAGCCTGATGACCGAGCCCGGCGAGACCGATGGCCTGAGCCTGGATGACCACGTTCAGGCCATCTTCCGCCATCTGGGCCGCGCCCCCGACTGCGTGCTGGTCAACAGCGACCTCCTGCCGCCCGAGGTCGCCCAGCGTTACGCGGCGGCGGGCGCGCATGTGCTTGACCTGAACGGCGCCCCCCAGGCGCTGCACAGCTGTGCCCTGAGGGTGCCGCTGTTGCACCCCGGCCATGAGGCCCGCCACGACCCGGCGGCGCTGGCCCAGGCGCTGCTGACCCTGGCCCCGCGCCGCCGCCCTCAGAACCAGCCGGGGTGA
- a CDS encoding glutamate-5-semialdehyde dehydrogenase: MTAQPDTPLQISVREMGVRARAAGRALRALPTARKVAALQAIAAELRAGSGAILAANDADVQAAAHAGLPPHMIARLSLDAASLETIAADVEAVSRLPDPVGETTAPQTQPSGIRVSQRRVPLGVLGVIYESRPNVTVDVAALALMSGNAVILRGGRETVHSNAALEAAIRTALEAQHLPGDAVQVIRDPDRDRMRELLRLDDLVDAIIPRGGAGLHRYCVENATVPVIVGGIGVVHIYLDASFIRDPADVRRAAEIVVNAKVQKPSACNALDTLLIDRQALAALTDIARALLEHGVEVRADAEAWGTLQDAGIVVTPAAETDYGTEFLALTASLKIVSGLEEALDFIAAHGNHTDVILTRDPDQAERFIQDVDSAAVIVNASPRFNDGGQLGLGAEVAISTQKLHARGPMGLRELTTTKWVVVGEGQTRG, translated from the coding sequence ATGACGGCGCAGCCAGACACACCGCTTCAGATCAGCGTCCGGGAGATGGGCGTGCGGGCCAGGGCAGCGGGCCGGGCGCTGCGGGCGCTGCCCACCGCCCGCAAGGTGGCGGCCCTGCAAGCCATCGCTGCCGAACTGCGGGCCGGCAGCGGCGCAATCCTGGCGGCCAATGACGCGGACGTGCAGGCCGCCGCGCACGCGGGCCTGCCCCCCCACATGATCGCGCGCCTGAGCCTGGACGCCGCGTCCCTGGAAACCATCGCCGCCGACGTGGAGGCCGTGTCGCGTCTGCCTGATCCGGTGGGGGAAACCACAGCCCCGCAGACCCAGCCGAGCGGAATCCGCGTCTCGCAGCGCCGGGTGCCGCTGGGGGTGCTGGGCGTGATCTACGAGTCTCGCCCCAACGTGACAGTGGACGTGGCGGCGCTGGCCTTGATGAGCGGCAACGCCGTGATTCTGCGCGGCGGCAGGGAGACGGTGCACAGCAATGCGGCGCTGGAGGCGGCCATCCGCACGGCGCTGGAGGCCCAGCACCTGCCAGGCGACGCCGTGCAGGTGATCCGCGACCCGGACCGTGACCGCATGCGCGAACTGCTGCGGCTGGACGATCTGGTGGACGCCATCATCCCGCGCGGCGGGGCCGGGCTGCACCGCTACTGCGTGGAGAACGCCACCGTTCCCGTGATCGTGGGCGGCATCGGCGTGGTGCACATCTATCTGGACGCCAGCTTCATCCGTGACCCGGCAGATGTGCGCCGGGCCGCCGAAATCGTCGTCAATGCCAAGGTCCAGAAGCCCAGCGCCTGCAACGCCCTGGACACGCTGTTGATCGACCGGCAGGCGCTGGCCGCCCTGACCGACATCGCCCGCGCCCTGCTGGAACATGGCGTGGAGGTGCGTGCCGACGCCGAGGCGTGGGGCACGTTGCAGGACGCGGGGATTGTGGTCACACCCGCCGCCGAGACTGACTACGGCACCGAATTCCTGGCCCTGACCGCCAGCCTCAAGATTGTGTCGGGGCTGGAGGAGGCGCTGGATTTCATCGCCGCCCACGGCAACCACACCGACGTGATCCTGACCCGCGACCCCGATCAGGCCGAGCGGTTCATTCAGGATGTGGACAGCGCCGCCGTGATCGTCAACGCCAGCCCCCGCTTCAACGACGGCGGGCAACTGGGCCTGGGCGCGGAAGTTGCCATCAGCACGCAGAAGCTGCATGCACGGGGGCCGATGGGCCTGCGCGAACTCACCACCACGAAATGGGTGGTGGTGGGGGAAGGCCAGACGCGGGGGTAA
- the dxs gene encoding 1-deoxy-D-xylulose-5-phosphate synthase, whose translation MAGELGSTELVFRGTPLLDRIQGPDDLKKLSREQLPELTQELRDEIVRVCSVGGLHLASSLGATDLIVALHYVLSSPRDRILFDVGHQAYAHKMLTGRRDQMATVKKEGGLSGFTKVSESEHDAITVGHASTSLANALGMAMARDALGQDYQVAAVIGDGSLTGGMALAALNTIGDLRRKMLIVLNDNEMSISENVGAINKFMRGLQVQKWFQEGEGAGKKAVQSLSKPLADFMSRAKSSTRHFFDPASVNPFATMGVRYVGPVDGHNVQELVWLMERLVDLDGPTILHVVTRKGKGLSYAEADPIYWHGPGKFDPETGDFKPSNAYSWSAAFGDAVTELARQDPRTFVITPAMREGSGLVGYSKVHPHRYLDVGIAEDVAVTTAAGMALQGLRPIVAIYSTFLQRAYDQVLHDVAIENLNVTFAIDRAGIVGADGSTHNGVFDLSYLRSIPNVRIGLPKDASELRGMLKYAQEHDGPFAIRYPRGNTVKVPEGTWPTLEWGTWERLKDGSDAVILAGGKALEYAVAAAGDLPGVGVVNARFVKPLDLTMLREVAGSARTIITVEDNTLVGGFGSAVLEALNSMGLSVPVRTLGIPDEFQDHATAESVHARAGIDAQAIRTVLAELGVDVPLGV comes from the coding sequence ATGGCGGGTGAACTGGGCAGCACGGAATTGGTGTTCCGGGGCACGCCGCTGCTGGACCGGATTCAGGGGCCGGATGATCTCAAGAAGCTCTCGCGCGAACAGCTGCCCGAACTGACCCAGGAGCTGCGCGACGAGATCGTGCGGGTCTGCTCGGTGGGCGGGCTGCATCTGGCGTCCTCGCTGGGGGCCACGGACCTGATCGTGGCGCTGCACTACGTGCTCAGCAGCCCCCGGGACCGGATTCTCTTCGACGTCGGTCACCAGGCCTACGCCCACAAGATGCTGACCGGGCGGCGCGACCAGATGGCCACCGTTAAAAAAGAGGGTGGCCTCAGCGGCTTTACCAAGGTCAGCGAGTCCGAACACGACGCGATCACGGTGGGCCACGCCAGCACCAGCCTGGCCAACGCGCTGGGCATGGCAATGGCCCGCGACGCGCTGGGTCAGGACTATCAGGTGGCCGCCGTGATCGGCGACGGCTCGCTGACCGGGGGCATGGCGCTGGCGGCCCTGAATACCATCGGTGACCTGCGCCGCAAGATGCTGATCGTTCTGAACGACAACGAGATGAGCATTTCCGAGAACGTGGGCGCGATCAACAAGTTCATGCGCGGGCTGCAGGTGCAGAAGTGGTTTCAGGAGGGCGAGGGGGCCGGGAAGAAGGCGGTGCAGTCCCTGAGCAAGCCGCTGGCCGACTTCATGAGCCGCGCCAAGAGCAGCACCCGCCACTTCTTTGACCCGGCCAGCGTCAACCCGTTTGCCACCATGGGCGTGCGCTACGTCGGTCCGGTGGACGGCCACAACGTTCAGGAACTGGTGTGGCTGATGGAGCGGCTGGTGGACCTGGACGGCCCCACGATCCTGCATGTCGTGACCCGCAAGGGCAAGGGCCTGAGCTACGCCGAGGCGGACCCGATCTACTGGCACGGCCCCGGCAAATTTGATCCCGAGACCGGCGACTTCAAGCCCAGCAACGCGTACTCGTGGAGCGCGGCCTTCGGCGACGCCGTGACCGAGCTGGCCAGGCAGGACCCGCGCACCTTCGTGATCACCCCCGCCATGCGCGAGGGCAGCGGGCTGGTGGGCTACAGCAAGGTGCACCCGCACCGCTATCTGGACGTGGGCATCGCCGAGGACGTGGCCGTGACCACCGCTGCCGGCATGGCCTTGCAGGGCCTGCGGCCCATCGTGGCGATCTACTCCACCTTCCTGCAACGCGCCTACGATCAGGTGCTGCACGACGTGGCGATTGAGAACTTGAACGTCACCTTCGCCATTGACCGTGCCGGGATCGTGGGGGCAGACGGCTCGACGCACAACGGCGTGTTCGACCTCAGTTACCTGCGCAGCATTCCCAACGTGCGGATCGGTCTGCCGAAGGACGCCAGCGAACTGCGCGGCATGCTGAAATACGCCCAGGAACACGACGGTCCCTTTGCCATCCGCTATCCGCGCGGCAACACGGTCAAGGTGCCCGAGGGCACGTGGCCCACATTGGAATGGGGCACGTGGGAGCGCCTCAAGGACGGCTCGGACGCCGTGATCCTGGCGGGCGGCAAGGCGCTGGAATACGCGGTGGCGGCGGCAGGCGACCTGCCGGGCGTCGGTGTGGTCAACGCCCGCTTCGTCAAACCTCTGGACCTGACGATGCTGCGTGAGGTGGCCGGCAGTGCCCGCACCATCATCACCGTGGAGGACAACACGCTGGTGGGCGGCTTCGGCAGCGCCGTGCTGGAAGCCCTGAACAGCATGGGCCTGAGCGTTCCCGTGCGGACGCTGGGCATCCCCGACGAGTTCCAGGACCACGCCACCGCCGAGAGCGTCCATGCCCGCGCCGGCATCGACGCGCAGGCGATTCGCACCGTGCTGGCCGAGCTTGGGGTGGACGTGCCTCTGGGCGTCTGA
- the lipA gene encoding lipoyl synthase — protein sequence MTQSDQTAQPQGTEKQAKFIKNGIYRKDSVPVREKKPEWLKVTIPTGQVFGEVRKIVKEHRLHTVCEEAMCPNIGECWSRGTATFMLMGHICTRGCRFCAVDTGNPMGKLDLDEPQGVAESVQLMGLKYVVLTSVDRDDLPDGGAYHFAKTVAAIKRLNPETRVEALTPDFSGNTHCVDLVLDSGVDTYAQNIETVRRLTHPVRDIRADYDQTLAVLAHAKRARPDVITKTSVMLGLGETREEITQTMLDCRAAGVDVLTFGQYLRPTMHHLPVERYVTPAEFDDIREEGMQLGFLEIVSGPLVRSSYKAEQIVMDHPRGLPEHLTHIADGDQLSLI from the coding sequence ATGACCCAGAGTGATCAGACCGCACAACCCCAGGGCACCGAAAAACAGGCCAAATTCATCAAGAACGGCATCTACCGCAAGGACAGCGTGCCCGTGCGCGAGAAGAAGCCCGAGTGGCTGAAGGTCACCATCCCCACCGGGCAGGTGTTTGGCGAGGTCCGCAAGATCGTCAAGGAACACCGTCTGCACACGGTCTGCGAGGAGGCGATGTGCCCTAACATCGGCGAGTGCTGGTCACGCGGCACCGCCACCTTCATGCTGATGGGCCACATCTGCACGCGCGGCTGCCGCTTCTGCGCCGTGGACACCGGCAACCCGATGGGCAAGCTGGATCTGGACGAGCCGCAGGGCGTGGCCGAGAGCGTTCAGCTGATGGGCCTGAAGTACGTGGTGTTGACCAGCGTGGACCGCGACGACCTGCCGGACGGCGGCGCGTACCACTTCGCCAAGACGGTGGCAGCCATCAAGCGGCTGAATCCGGAAACCCGCGTTGAGGCGCTGACGCCCGACTTCAGCGGCAACACCCACTGCGTGGATCTGGTGCTGGACAGCGGCGTGGACACCTACGCCCAGAACATCGAAACGGTGCGCCGCCTGACCCACCCGGTGCGCGACATCCGCGCCGACTATGACCAGACCCTGGCGGTGCTGGCCCACGCCAAGCGCGCCCGCCCGGACGTGATCACCAAGACCAGCGTCATGCTGGGGCTGGGCGAGACGCGCGAGGAAATCACGCAGACCATGCTCGATTGCCGCGCGGCGGGCGTGGACGTGCTGACCTTCGGCCAGTATCTGCGACCCACCATGCACCACCTGCCGGTCGAGCGTTACGTGACCCCCGCTGAATTCGACGACATCCGCGAGGAAGGTATGCAACTGGGCTTTCTGGAAATCGTCTCTGGCCCGCTGGTCCGCAGCAGCTACAAGGCCGAGCAGATCGTGATGGACCACCCGCGCGGCCTGCCCGAACACCTGACCCATATTGCGGACGGGGACCAGCTCAGCCTGATCTGA
- the lipB gene encoding lipoyl(octanoyl) transferase LipB — MKAAAFDILDLGRVPYRDAWALQKEHHARVAAGGRPALLLLDHPPVLTLGRKAREGSNIIVTRGYLEAQGIEVLEVERGGDVTYHGPGQLVAYAIFPVGRRVQDFLRLLEAATISALSTLGLPDARPNPGYAGVYVDPREVNGLSYHQKIASFGVAVQKNVALHGLALNVETNLQHFELIVPCGLSGTQMTSVEREYELRGLGHSPDMDAARTALSDAFVTTFATYDWTLPALAGAGS; from the coding sequence ATGAAGGCCGCCGCATTCGACATCCTGGACCTGGGCCGCGTGCCGTACCGCGACGCCTGGGCTTTGCAGAAGGAACACCACGCGCGGGTGGCGGCGGGCGGCAGGCCTGCGTTGCTGTTGTTGGACCACCCGCCGGTGCTGACGCTGGGCCGCAAGGCCCGCGAGGGCAGCAACATCATCGTAACCCGCGGGTATCTGGAAGCGCAGGGCATCGAGGTGCTGGAAGTCGAGCGCGGGGGCGACGTGACCTACCACGGCCCCGGTCAGCTGGTGGCCTACGCCATTTTCCCGGTGGGCCGGCGCGTGCAGGATTTCCTGCGGCTGCTGGAGGCCGCCACCATCTCCGCGCTGTCCACCCTGGGTCTGCCCGACGCCCGCCCCAATCCCGGCTACGCGGGCGTCTACGTCGATCCGCGCGAGGTCAACGGCCTGAGCTACCATCAGAAAATCGCCTCCTTTGGGGTGGCGGTGCAGAAGAACGTGGCGCTGCATGGGCTGGCACTGAACGTCGAGACCAACCTCCAGCACTTTGAATTGATCGTGCCGTGCGGCCTGAGCGGCACGCAGATGACCAGCGTGGAACGTGAATACGAGCTGCGCGGTCTGGGCCACAGCCCGGACATGGACGCGGCCCGCACGGCGCTGTCCGACGCCTTTGTCACCACCTTTGCAACCTACGACTGGACGCTGCCGGCCCTTGCCGGAGCGGGGAGCTAA
- a CDS encoding GNAT family N-acetyltransferase, which yields MPELVPPSSQYKHSFIEAVREAQASGSGLGDTLKWDVAEMEADFDRVLTELRRYEPGNELPDGFVHSEALWLVDGETYLGRASLRHTLNASLREFGGHIGYEMRPSARRQGHGKTILRLTLGRARELGLDRVMISCDTDNPGSRGVIEGNGGVLEGEFTLDYHPRAIRRYWIRL from the coding sequence ATGCCCGAACTTGTTCCCCCCTCCAGCCAGTACAAGCACAGTTTCATCGAGGCCGTGCGCGAGGCCCAGGCGTCCGGCAGCGGACTGGGCGACACCCTGAAGTGGGACGTGGCCGAGATGGAAGCTGACTTTGACCGTGTCCTGACTGAGCTGCGCCGCTACGAGCCGGGCAACGAACTGCCGGACGGCTTTGTGCATTCCGAGGCCCTGTGGCTGGTGGACGGCGAGACGTACCTGGGCCGCGCCAGCCTGCGCCACACCCTCAACGCCAGCCTGCGCGAGTTCGGCGGCCATATCGGCTACGAGATGCGGCCCTCGGCGCGGCGGCAGGGCCACGGCAAGACCATCCTGCGCCTGACGCTGGGGCGGGCGCGCGAGCTGGGCCTGGACCGCGTGATGATCAGTTGCGACACTGACAACCCTGGTTCACGTGGGGTGATCGAGGGTAACGGCGGCGTGCTGGAAGGCGAATTCACGCTGGACTACCACCCCAGAGCGATCCGGCGCTACTGGATCAGGCTGTAA
- the rplS gene encoding 50S ribosomal protein L19 has product MSNIKVNRGAILRAVEQPHIKTDHPEFRPGDTVRVETKVVEGNRTRNQAFEGVVIALNGSGSRRSFTVRKISFGEGVERVFPFSSPLLAKVSVLERGKVRRAKLYYLRDLRGKAARIKSDRSRVMKDAEVIKAAKASKQAADQAAAVQASEAATAQAAAPEATPETQGE; this is encoded by the coding sequence ATGAGCAACATCAAAGTGAACCGTGGCGCGATCCTGCGCGCCGTCGAGCAGCCGCACATCAAGACCGACCACCCCGAGTTCCGCCCCGGCGACACCGTCCGCGTGGAAACCAAAGTGGTGGAAGGCAACCGCACCCGCAACCAGGCGTTCGAGGGCGTGGTCATTGCCCTGAACGGCTCGGGCAGCCGCCGCAGCTTCACCGTCCGCAAGATCTCCTTCGGTGAGGGTGTGGAGCGCGTGTTCCCCTTCAGCAGCCCGCTGCTGGCCAAGGTCAGCGTGCTGGAGCGCGGCAAGGTGCGCCGCGCCAAGCTGTACTACCTGCGCGACCTGCGCGGCAAGGCGGCCCGCATCAAGAGCGACCGCAGCCGCGTGATGAAGGACGCCGAGGTCATCAAGGCCGCCAAGGCCAGCAAGCAGGCTGCCGATCAGGCCGCTGCCGTCCAGGCTTCCGAAGCTGCCACTGCCCAGGCCGCTGCGCCCGAAGCCACCCCCGAAACCCAGGGCGAATAA
- a CDS encoding ribose-phosphate diphosphokinase: MVFSGQSNRPLAQAICDNLGVPLGHSTTEKFTNDNLIVHYEESLREADVFIIQTFSNPVSDSIMELMLMIDAAKSASAGRVTAVIPYYSYARSDKKDSPRISIAGRLVADLIQAAGADRVLTMTLHSPQVHGFFKVPVDHLSADIVLSEHFQGCVDNAHEGVVLAPDAGSIKRASSIARLLDCGLAMIDKERVSDTEVVPRALIGEVDGKTVFIVDDEISTAGSLVETVNIARSMGARDVYVAVTHGVYSGPAIQRIAGLDVTQVASCNTVHVSPEKIEAAGGKLAVLDVAPLFADAIANIHTGASVSTLFS, encoded by the coding sequence ATGGTCTTTTCCGGTCAGAGCAACCGCCCACTGGCACAGGCCATCTGCGACAACCTGGGGGTGCCGCTGGGCCACAGCACCACCGAGAAGTTCACCAACGACAACCTGATCGTGCATTACGAGGAGTCGCTGCGCGAGGCGGACGTCTTTATCATCCAGACCTTCAGCAACCCGGTCAGCGACTCGATCATGGAACTGATGCTGATGATCGACGCCGCCAAGAGTGCCAGCGCTGGCCGCGTGACTGCCGTGATTCCGTATTACAGCTACGCCCGCAGCGACAAGAAGGACAGCCCCCGCATTTCCATCGCGGGCCGTCTGGTGGCGGACCTGATTCAGGCGGCGGGCGCAGACCGGGTGCTGACCATGACCCTGCACAGCCCGCAGGTGCACGGCTTTTTCAAGGTGCCGGTCGATCACCTTTCGGCGGATATCGTGCTGTCCGAGCATTTTCAGGGCTGCGTCGACAATGCCCACGAGGGCGTGGTGCTGGCCCCCGACGCGGGCAGCATCAAGCGCGCCAGCAGCATCGCACGCCTGCTGGACTGCGGGCTGGCCATGATCGACAAGGAGCGCGTGTCCGACACCGAGGTGGTGCCGCGTGCCCTGATCGGTGAGGTGGACGGCAAGACGGTCTTTATCGTGGACGACGAGATCAGCACCGCCGGAAGCCTGGTGGAAACCGTCAATATCGCCCGCAGCATGGGGGCCAGGGACGTGTACGTGGCCGTGACCCACGGCGTCTACAGCGGCCCGGCCATCCAGCGCATCGCGGGGCTGGACGTGACCCAGGTCGCCAGCTGCAATACCGTTCACGTCTCTCCGGAGAAAATCGAGGCGGCGGGCGGCAAGCTGGCGGTGCTGGACGTGGCACCCCTGTTCGCCGACGCCATTGCCAACATCCACACCGGGGCGAGCGTGAGCACCCTGTTCAGCTGA
- a CDS encoding phytoene desaturase family protein: MTLDAVIVGAGPNGLAAALTLARAGLRVQVLEAHGMVGGGMRSLPLTRPGFVHDYGSAIHPLAAASPAFRKWPLHAFGLDWVQPDAPVTHPLGQGSVTLERSLDATADALGMDGPAWTALLRPLLNDWEGLLHDILRPLPRVPSHFFTLARFGIRGLPPAGALGRLLFRTPQARALWGGLAAHTVLPFSAPGTSAMTLVLALLAHAVGWPFPRGGAQALPDAMRAYLEHLGGSVVTGVQVRCAADLPPARVTLVDSSPAVLLGLLGDRAPAAYRAALERYRYGPGIQKLDYALSGPVPWTDPLVARAATVHLGGTLDEVARSEAAAPTHVSRRPYVLAAQHTLFDRSRAPAGGHTFWAYSHVPNGSDQDVSARMEGQIERYAPGFRELVLARHQTTASSLEAFSPVFGGGDVNGGRGDLWGLLARPVLSSTPYRTPVRGVYLCSSSTPPGGGIHGMAGYHAALAALKDEFGIQDSEG; encoded by the coding sequence ATGACTCTGGACGCCGTGATCGTCGGCGCTGGCCCCAATGGACTGGCGGCGGCCCTGACCCTGGCCCGCGCCGGACTGCGGGTGCAGGTGCTCGAAGCGCACGGCATGGTGGGCGGCGGCATGCGCAGCCTGCCCCTGACCCGGCCCGGCTTCGTCCATGATTACGGCAGCGCCATCCACCCGCTGGCCGCCGCGAGCCCCGCCTTCCGCAAGTGGCCGCTGCACGCCTTTGGGCTGGACTGGGTGCAGCCGGACGCCCCGGTGACGCACCCGCTGGGCCAGGGGTCCGTGACGCTGGAGCGCAGTCTGGACGCCACCGCCGACGCCCTGGGCATGGACGGCCCCGCCTGGACCGCCCTGCTGCGCCCGCTCCTGAACGACTGGGAGGGGCTGCTGCACGACATTCTGCGCCCGCTGCCGCGCGTGCCGTCGCACTTCTTCACGCTGGCACGCTTTGGCATCCGGGGGCTGCCCCCCGCCGGGGCACTGGGCCGACTGCTGTTCCGCACGCCGCAGGCCCGTGCGCTGTGGGGCGGGCTGGCCGCCCACACCGTGCTGCCCTTCAGCGCCCCCGGCACCTCGGCCATGACGCTGGTGCTGGCGCTGCTGGCCCACGCGGTGGGCTGGCCCTTCCCGCGCGGCGGGGCGCAAGCCCTTCCCGACGCCATGCGGGCCTATCTGGAACACCTGGGCGGCTCAGTGGTCACCGGCGTTCAGGTCCGCTGCGCCGCCGACCTGCCCCCGGCCCGCGTGACGCTGGTGGACAGCAGTCCCGCCGTGCTGCTGGGCCTGCTGGGGGACCGCGCCCCCGCCGCCTACCGCGCCGCGCTGGAGAGGTACCGCTACGGCCCCGGCATTCAGAAACTGGACTACGCCCTGAGCGGGCCGGTGCCGTGGACCGACCCGCTCGTGGCCCGCGCCGCCACGGTGCATCTGGGCGGTACGCTGGACGAGGTGGCCCGCTCGGAGGCCGCCGCCCCCACCCATGTCTCACGGCGGCCCTACGTGCTGGCCGCGCAGCACACCCTGTTTGACCGCAGCCGCGCCCCTGCCGGGGGGCACACCTTCTGGGCCTACTCGCACGTTCCCAACGGCAGCGATCAGGATGTTTCAGCCCGCATGGAAGGCCAGATCGAACGCTACGCGCCGGGATTCCGGGAACTGGTGCTGGCCCGCCACCAGACCACCGCGTCCAGCCTGGAGGCCTTCAGCCCGGTGTTCGGCGGCGGCGACGTGAACGGCGGCAGGGGTGACCTGTGGGGGCTGCTGGCCCGCCCGGTGCTGAGTTCTACCCCCTACCGCACGCCGGTCCGGGGCGTCTACCTGTGCTCCAGCAGCACGCCCCCCGGCGGCGGCATTCACGGCATGGCGGGCTACCACGCTGCGCTGGCCGCCTTGAAAGATGAATTCGGCATCCAGGATTCAGAGGGCTGA